The nucleotide sequence AAACTAAAAGATTTAAGTATACCCGAAATGTAAACCCTGACTGTTTTCTGATTTTCTCGGTATGTCTACATCACTTACAGGTAATTTTGTCTTAGAACCGAGAAACGGATCCAGCTTGTCAGCTTTCTAATTCGTTTTTGCTATATCCCTGATTTATTGCCTTCCGATGTTCGGTCAAGCTATGGTTTTTGAAAAAACCTGGAAAACAGCCTCACTTTTTAGTTTAAGTTTCTGGAAGAATGGTTATAATCTTGAAACCTTTTGTAAAATTCATGGTTATTTAATAGAGAAAGCAAGCGGTATGCAGATGGAAAGCGATATCGAGCTCATGATGAGGACTAAGTCGGGGGATGACTCTGCTTTTACCGAGCTTATGAAAAGGCATTATAAGGGATTGGTGAACTATATATACAGATTTACGAACAGTAAGGAAAACTCGGAGGATTTGGCACAAGAAGTCTTCTTGAGAATTTACCGTTCTGCCGGCAGTTACGAGCCCCAGGCAAAATTTTCTACCTGGCTTTATAAGATAGCTACTAATCTTTGTCTGACTAAGGCTAAATCCAGAGCCAGGGAGAATAACCAGAGCCTCGATGAATTACAGGAGAACAGCGGTGACCTTCAGGATTCAAACTCGGAGAATGCATACGACATAGTCTTCCGGAAGCAGATTAAAGAGGCTATTTTTGAGGCGCTGGAATCGTTGCCGGAAAGGGAGAGAATTGCTATTATACTGTGTAAATATGAGGAACTTCCTTACGAAGAGGTTGCAGAGGTAATCGGATGCACCGTAGGGGCGGTCAAGACCCATGTTTACAGGGGGAGGATGAAGCTTATAGAAAAATTAAAACCTTTTTTGAGGGGGAGAGAGTACCATGAGGTGTGAAGAAATTAGGGAGTTGTTCCATGAGTACACAGCCGGAGGTTTGGACCAAGGCCAGAAGCTTTGGGTGGAGTCCCACGTCCGGGATTGTGAAGACTGCGGTCTATTTTTTAGGGAGTCTAACGAATTGTGGAATATCCTGGACAATTGGGACCGGGTTGAGCCCGGGGAGGATTTTGTTACCGGGTTCTGGAAGAGGGTCTCGGAGGAAGATGTAAAGAAGGGAGGGATTCTCGATTTTTTTAGGAACTTGAAGCTCAACTGGGCCTTGGGTGCGGCCTTAGCGGTGATAATGGTGGTGAGCGTGATAACCTTGAACGTTTTTCATTCGGATAGGGCTAACGTGGTTTTCACCGAGAATGACGAAGCCGATGAGGAGCTTTTGATCAAGCTGGACAAGGCTATTTCCAGAGAGACGGCCACGGCGCTCGATATCTACGGGCCTTGGGAGCAATTCGACAAGAATAACTAGGGAGGGTAAGAGTTGAGAAGTCTATTCATATTCTTTTGTCTGATGGTCTTAGTACCTTCAGGTATTCATGAAGCTTATGCCAAAAAAGAGGGGCATATTAAATGGTGGAAGAATCCCAAGATAGTGAAGGAATTGGACCTTAGCTCGGCCCAGGTTGAGCGCATAGAAGATATCTTCTCGTCTTACAAGGGCAAGATAGTCACCCTCAATTCAGAGCTGGACAAGAAGGAGAAGGAATTAAGAAAGGTAGTTAAGGACCCAAATTCAACCAAAGAAGAGGTGCTCAAGTTAAGTGATGAAGTGGGCCGTACCAAGGGGGAATTGAGAAGACTCGAAGTGAACATGTTTCTGGAGATTAGAGACGTCCTGACCCCGGCACAGAGGGAAAAGCTTCAGACTATAAAGGCAAGATATAGGTAGTTGCTTTTTATATCTCTTCAAAATGAAAAGTCTTGGCAAGCCTTTTTAGCCCTCTACCACCCGTTCTTCAATTCAAAACATTTACAGTTACGGGCACCTGAATTAAACTTAATACCGGTCTATCGTATGACTGCCGAATAGGACAATCTAGGAATGGATTTTGATTTTCCCTGTCATAAGGCGAGTGAATAGAACTGGTTTCATATTATAGGCACGTTGGCAACGGATGCTAGTCACCTCTCGAACTTACGTAAATTTATGGGATTCATCGGTTCCTTCACCCCTTAAAAATGACAGCATTAGCATTTATGAGGCCGTCTCCGGCAATAAAATTGAAGATATCGGCATCGGTCTAAGGGAGTAGTTTTATGAAGGTATCGCAGGCGCTTAGCTTGTTTACTCATCTGATCGCACTGATAGGGTTCTTTACCATCTGCGTCTCTGGGCAAGTGAGCGTGCTGGGAATCACTATTTTTCTCTCTTCACTCTTCCTCAGCTACATAAACGAGAGATACCAGAAGCAGTATTACCTAGACCAGAGGTTTGTAACCCTGCTGGCATTTGCGCTTTTGCTGTATGCGTTTTTAAGTATAGTGGTTTTTGGTAAGGATGCCTTTAATGTTATCCTGACTTTCCTGATATACACCCAGGTCATAAAGCTTTTGGGAAGAAAGGATATGAGGGATTATATCCAAATCTTCATCCTCAGCTTCTTTCATTTTCTTGCCGGAACCATCCTCACCGTCGATTTTTCTTATGGAATAGCCTTTGTCGTGTATGTCTCCGTTGCTCTATGGGCAATCATCGTCCTTAGCATGAGAAAGGAATCCATGGAAGCTTCGAGCAACGATGACCCGCGAGTGGTAACCCCTCTTTTTCTGAGCTCGACCGTGATAATCAGCTTCGGTATTTTTGCGTTCACCGCATTGATGTTTGTTTCTATCCCCCGCTTGAAAAGCGGGTTTCTGACCAGCGCCTTCATCAGACCGGAGGCTTTGAAGACCGGCTTTTCGGACGAAGTTAAGCTAGGACAGGTGGGAGAGATTAAGCTCGATAGCTCCCCGGTGATGAGGGTCAAGATTCTAAATAGCGACCCGGAGTCTCTTCCGGAGACTATATACTGGAGGGGGATAGCGCTCGACCATTTTGACGGAACTACCTGGAGGGCCAGCAACAGAGACTACAAAATGTACAAGAGTGACCCGGAGGGGGTCATACGGGTAAAGGAAAATGGGGACAGAGTTCTGGTGCAGGAAATAGTCACCGAACCCCTTGACACCGATGTAATTTTTGCCGGCAGCTTGCCGGTTGGATTTAAGGGAATAGCCGGGGGCAGGTTAGCCGAGTTTAACGATTCCTATGTGCTCCCGGTTAAACTTTCTTACAGGTTAAAGTACACAGCTTACTCTGACTTATCTAGCCCGCTGCCTAGGGACTTACGTGAAGAAAAAAATAAGTATCCTGCCCTTATAAAAAGGCATTACCTTCAGCTCCCCCCGATGGACGAGAGGATAAGCGAGCTGGCCCGAGAGATAACTAAGCTTGATAGGAATCCCTATGACCAGGCAGTCTCGGTCAAAAGATACCTGGTCACCAACATGGGCTATACCCGGACTCTTCCCCCCGGGGCCGGCGAATTTCCGCTTGAGGACTTCCTCTTTGAGAGTAAAGCGGGCCATTGCGAGTATTTTGCCACGGCCATGGTGGTGCTCTTGAGAGAGGTGGGCATACCGGCAAGGATAGTAAACGGGTTTGTGGGAGGAGAATGGAACGAGTACGGTAACTTCTTTCTCCTCCGCGAAAGCAACGCTCATTCCTGGGTAGAAGTATATTTTCCGGAGAGCGGATGGGTTATTTTTGACCCCACTCCTGCCGGCAATGATAGTCTAGCTGCCGACGACTCTCTCTTTTTTATCCGCTCCTATCTCGATTACTTGAAATATAAATGGAGCAGATACGTTGTGGACTTCAATCAGCAGGACCAGGTCCGTCTCTTCGATGAGTTTCGGAGCGGCTGGTCCTGGCGGAAAAATAACCTGGAAAATAGAGTAGACCGAGTAACAAGTCTTCATAAGAAATGGCTCGTTGGGTTTCTCCTCGTAGCTCTGGTAGGATGGACTCTCTATAACCGGTCGGACCTGAGATACTTCATCGGTTATAGGAGTAAGAAGCCGCTGGAGAAGGCTTCCGTAATCTATAAAAAAAGCCTTTCCCTTCTCTCCAAGAAGGGCTATCCCAAGGCCGAGCACTTAACCCCAAGAGAATTCGCCCGGGATGTGACCAAAGAGGGTGGAGCACGGTTTCATACCTTTGTCGAACTCACCGAAAAATACCTGAACCTCAGGTTCGGAGGCGAAGCCGTGAAGTCTAAACTTCTCGAGTTGGAAGCGCTATTAGATAGGCTTAGAAAAGAGATCAAGTAAAGCCAGCATTTCAATTCGGAGTTAGCTTAAACTTAGATTAATTAGATTATTACTGCGTCTTTTATGAAGTTGCTTATGTTTGCCTATCCAGGAATGTAGAATGTAGGGAACGCATATATGCGTTCCTTACAATTAAAATTGTTCATGCGTAAACCGTGGAATCAAGCATACTTTTACCACGAAGCCGTAGTGAATCAGTCATTTAAGTTTTACGAGAAATTAATCTTGAAACGAGTTATATCCACTCTCATAAACCAAAAGCAAACCGAATTATTACATATGGAATAGAGCTCAAGATTACGACCACTATTGCCCTTGGCGTCTCGCAGTCTAAGGCCTGCCTTACCGCAACGACGAAGGCGGCCAGGCCCCAGAAAAATACTACCGCATATACTAAAAAGCCGACCAAGGGTATTAGACCGAGGATATTTAACACATGCGGAGAATAAGCAAATCCGAGACACCTCAGGAGCTCGCTGATTCCCACTCTCCGGTTAAGGAGTATGGCTACCAGGAAAATAATGGCGCTCCACAGTACCCATCCCACTATTGCCGATATCAGCCCTTTTAATATTCCCACCGAGTCCCCCGTCCCCAGTGTTCCGATCGCGCTGCAGATCCCCACTATTAAAACGACCAGCAAGGCTTCTCTTGTAGCCTCCTCGTCCTTTTCCACCTCTTCATAGAACTCGGCCTCGAGCTTCGCCGCTCTTATCATCTTCTCGATTAGATTCATTCTTGGCTCCCCTGAAGATAGTTTCATAATTTATAACAATTTTTTGGTAATAAAGTCAAATCCGTTTTCTTTGGATTAACCATCAAAAATCTCCTCTAGAGACCTGTCCTGAGCAGCGCCGAAGGATGTGTTCCTTGTAAGTCCCCGCTAGAGAGGGGTGTCCCGAAGGGACAGGGTGTGTTGTAACAGCAGATGCAAATCCGCTCGTACTGAGCCCATAGTAAGTAACACCTGTCCTGAGCCTGGTTGAAGGGCAGAGAGATACGTTCCTATTTTTCAGCCCTGCTACCGATTATCTGGCCAGTTTATGAAGCTTTTCTTTAAGCCAGGTGTTAATCAGTTTCTCAGATGACACTTTCTTCTTTTTAGCAACTTTATTCAGCTTGGGAATTATTTCTTCATCAATTGCAACGAGATGTTTTCTATTTTTGATTCTTATATCAAAATGAGCTTCTGGCATTTGATCTACATACTCGCCCATATCGTGAGTATCGAAGAACTCTATAAGCTTATCTAATGATTCAAATTTCGGTAGGGCTTTAGCTTTATTTCTTGCCATATAATTTTCTTTCCTTATCTGCCATGTCTCTTGCGCTCAATACCAAGGCCTCTTTAGTTTTCTTGTAGATAAACAATACTGCCAGGTACCTACCAGCGTCTGTTCGTCCTAGTGCCATATATACATCCTCTCCTTTTCGCTCACCCTTTTGAATAAGCCGAATTTTAGGCTTGCTATTGAGTGCTTGTTCAACCTCATCGGGTTCGACGTGATGTTTGAAGGCGAGTTTGTCTACTACTTCTCTGAGCCAGATTACGCCCTCAATTTTCATCAGGTGTTCTCTCACTTGCACCTGTGCAGTCTATTTTACCCTATTTTTTCAATGCACTGAAACGAGGTTTGTATCAAACAGAAACCGTTCTATATTAACCTGGGTTCTAGGTTAGAGTAGGTTGTAGGAAATGTAATTCTTGGTAGGGAACGCAGAACCTGTCCTGAGCAGCGCCGAAGGATGTGTTCCTTGTAAGTCCCCGCTAGAGAGGGGTGTCCCGAAGGGACAGGGTGTGTAACTGTGTCCTACTTTCCGTGCTTTTTCTCATACTCCAAAATCCAGCTTTCTATGGATTGAAGAACGCTGTTTACATCTTTTTTAACTTCTCTATCATCAAACCTTAAGAAGCGAACTCCGAGGCTTTCCAGTCTTTGCTCCCTGGTCATATCTCTTATATAAACCTTCTCGGAATCATGGCTGACTCCGTCGATTTCTACTGCCAGCATGAGCTTGCTGCAAAAAAAATCTACGATATAGTCGTCAATCGGTTTCTGTCGGTGAAAATCGTAACCGAGCATTTGTTTCCCCTTCAGATGTTGCCAGAGAAAGATTTCAGATAATGTGCTGTTCTTCCGCAATTTTCTGGCGAGTTCTTTTAGCTTGGGGTTGTAGGGGATGATTGTGCGTCTCTTCAATATGCACAGATTACACACCCCTAAATCCCCTCTCAAGAGGGGACTTGATAGAAAATCCCTCTACAGAGTTGTGACTCAGGGGGGTCGTGGTGTGTGCCTCTCGAGAGGGTGTCCCGAAGGAATGGAAAAGATATTTTAAGGAATATGGCCAGGGCAGAACTTACATAGCAAATATAAAAAGAAGGTAATCTGATTTTAAGAAGGCGTTTTTATCTGTAGGGAATGCATAACCTATCCTGAGCAACGCCGAAGGATGCGTTCCTTGTAAGTCCCCTCTAGAGAGGGGTGTCCCGAAGGGACGGGGTGTATTGGTTTTAACAGAGGTATCCCTAAGGGTACAAAGGCTGTTTAATCAAATATGGTCAGGACTGCAGTTGCATAGCGAGCACAATTAATGTCAATTCGGAGTATAAGTAGGTTGCGAGAGTTGTGCTTTCTGTAGGGAACGCCGATCTGCGTTCCTTACAATTTCAGCTCAGAAAAGGCTTTTGTACCAGCTAGCCAGCTCTCTACCAATGAAATGTGGATTGTCCTCTTGCAGGTAATGGATCCCCGGTCCAATATCCACCGTCTTCAAGTGCCTCAAGTTCTGCTTACACCATTCCAACACCGGCGCTTTGATAAGCGCACCCGGATTACCATAGAATAGTAGCTTCGGCAGGTCCGTCCTCTGGAGCCACGCGTTGTAGGTTTCGACAGTCTTTACCACATCGGCGGGTTCTCCTTCGATGGGGAGTTCGTTGGGCCAGCGCCAGACGGGCCTAAGGCTGCTCGTTTCTTTGAACGGCTCCCGGTAGTGGTTCATTTCCTCTACGCTCAACTTTCGGACTATTGATCCAGGTAGTATTAGTTCGATGAACATGTTCTTGTTCACAATCATGTCCCAGCCCACATCCGGAGTCCGAAAGCCCTGGAAAATCTCTTTGACTTCCTGGGGAAACATTTCCCAACTTGGCACTGGTAGGACGATCGCTTCCATGAATGCCAGACCCTTAACATTGCTCTCGTGGCGCATGGCGTAGTAGAAGCCGAGGGCCGAACCCCAGTCGTGTACCACTAAGGTAATATTCCTTAGACCCATCTTTTCGATGAAGCCATCTATGTATTTCAGGTGGTCGAAAAAGCGATATTCTATATCCGGCTTGTCCGACTTGCCCATTCCGATGAGGTCAGGAGCTATGCAGCGGGCCAAGGGTGTCACATAAGGGATGATGTTCCGCCAAAGGTATGAGGAAGTGGGATTGCCGTGAAGAAAGAGCACCGGGTCTCCTGTGCCCTCGTCAACATAGTGCATCCTTGAACCGTGAACCTCGATGTAATTGGGTTTGTAAGGAAACTCCGCCGAGATTTCTTGTTTTGTAGTCATTATTATTGCTCCTTGATTGTGATATTTGAGTGTTACACACTCCTATATCCCCTCTCAAGAGGGGACTTCACAACAAAATCCCCTCTAGAGAGGGGTGACTCGTAGAGTCGGGGTGTGTTAGTCACGCCGTCGCCCACTCATAAGAAAGCACTTCCGCCTGCTCAAGCACGGTCTGTGTTGCCTTTTCCTGTTTGTCCGGCGGGTAGCCGTATTTACGCAAAATACGCTTAACCAGTACCCGTAAATGAGCGCGTACGTTCTCTCGCATAGTCCAATCAATGGTGACGTTGGCGCGAACTGTCTTTACCAACTCGCGCGCAATCGTGCGAAGTGTCTCATCACCCAATACCTTCACTGCACTGTCGTTGGTCTCAAGTGCGTCATAGAATGCGACTTCTTCTTCGGTAAGGCCGAGTGCCTCTCCCCTTGCGTTTGCCTGTCGCATCTCTTTGGCCAGCTCGATCAATTCCTCGATTACCTGTGCCGCTTCGATTGCCCGGTTCTGATAGCGCCGGATGGCTTGCTCCAGCATTTCGGAGAAAGAGCGTGCCTGTACTACATTTTTACGCCTGCGAGTACGAATCTCGCCGGACAGCAGCTTACGTAAGAGTTCCACGGCGAGGTTTCGCTGTGGCATCCCTCGTATCTCAGACAGGAATTCATCCGATAGAATAGAGATGTCAGGCTTTTCCAGCCCGGCGGCGGTAAAGATATCTATCACACCTTCGGGTGCAATTGCACGCGAGACGATCTGCCTGACAGCCTGGTCCAGCTCTTCCTCAGTTCTTGCCTCACCCGGGGCGCGTTTGACCAGGCTGGCCCGCACTGCCTGGAAGAATGCAACGTCGTCCCGAATGCGAAGCGCATCTTCATGAGGAACGGCCAGTGCAAAGGCCTGGGACAGCTCTAGTACAGCATGCAACAATCGGTTCTTCCCATCCTCCTGGGCCAGGATATGTTCCTGTGCAGATGGCAGTACCCCAAGACGCTCCCCAGGGGTTCCAGTGATCCACTTTGACCAGTCAAAGCCGTGGAAGAGGCCGCAGCAGACTTCATATTTTTCCAGCATCGCCGCGACTGCTTCCTTTTGGTCGATGGCCGTCTTTCCCGTGCCGCCGCTCTCGGTGTAGGTGGCGAGCGCCTGCTTGAGTTCGTGTGCTAATCCCAGGTAATCCACCACCAGACCGCCCGGCTTTTCCCGGAAGACGCGATTCACCCGCGCAATCGCCTGCATAAGACCATGCCCGCGCATAGGTTTATCCATATACATTGTATGGAGTGATGGTGCGTCAAAGCCGGTGAGCCACATATCACGAACGATTACGATTTTGAACGGGTCTTTCGGGTTTCGGAAACGATTGGCAAGTATTTCTCGGCGCAGTTTGTTGCGGATATGAGGCTGCCAGTCTAGCGGGTCAGAGGCCGAGCCGGTCATAACCACCTTAATCATTCCCTTATCATCGTCTCCGTGATACCAGTCAGGCCGTAATTCAACGATCTCGTGATGAAGCTCGACGCAGATACGACGGCTCATGCACACTACCATCGCCTTTCCTTCATCACCCGTCTGCCGCCACATAGCATCGGCACGCTTTTCGAAGTGCTCGACTATATCTTTGGCGATAAGCTTGAGACGCTTCTCAGAGCCTACGATAGCTTCAAGCTGGGCCCACTTGCTCTTGAGCTTCTCCTTACGTTCAACCTCTTCGCCCTCGGTTACCTCCTCAAACTCCGGGTCGATTCTCAGCCTTTCCGATTCGTCCAGGTCGAGTTTCGCCAGTCTACTTTCATAATAGATTGGTACAGTCGCCTTGTCTTCGACCGCCCGCTGGATGTCATATATGCTGATGTAATCGCCGAATACCGCGCGGGTGTTCTTGTCGGTGAGCTCGATCGGAGTACCGGTGAAACCGATAAAGGAAGCATTAGGCAGGGCATCATGCATGTGACGGGCGAAGCCGTCGATGAAATCATACTGACTCCGGTGAGCCTCGTCGGCTATGACGACGATGTTGCGGCGAGAGGAGAGCACTTCTTTTCTTCTCCCTCTCCCCTCCGCGGGAGAGGGTAGGGGTGAGGGGGATTCAGGCAGGAACTTGTGAATGGTGGTGAAGACAACGCCGCCCGCGTCTACTGAAAGTTTAGCCCGCAGGTCCTCGCGGTTCTCTGCCTGTACCGGGGGCTGTCGCAGTAAATCCTTACATCGTGAGAATGTGCCGAAGAGCTGGTCATCCAGGTCGTTACGGTCGGTGATAACGACGATGGTGGGATTCGACATTTGCGGCTCTCGGATCACGCGGCCTGCATAAAAAGCCATAATAAGGCTCTTTCCCGATCCCTGTGTGTGCCAAACCACTCCGATACGCCGGTCTCCGGGCTGGCCGCCGTGCCGGAGACCTGCTTCGTATCTGCCCTCTTTTTCTTTTATGCGCTTTAAATTTGCTGCCCTGAGAGTCTCTGTAAGGGCAACATTAACAGCATGAAACTGGTGATAACCGGCCATCTTCTTGACCGGCACGTCGCTGCCGTCATCCTCGAACACTATGAAATATCGGATCATGTCGAGCAGTCTTCGTTTCTCGAAGATACCTTCGATCATCACCTGAAGCTCCGGCAGATGTGGATCGGCCAGGGTCTCTCCGGTGATTGTTCTCCAGGGCTTAAACCACTCGCGGTTTGCAGTGAGTGTGCCTATTCGCGCTTGCATACCATCGGAAATAACCAGCAGTTCGTTAAAAGCAAAGAACGTAGGCAGTTCTGCCTTGTAGGTTTGTAACTGCTGAAAAGCAGACCAGATTGTTGCGCCCTCGTCGGCCGCGTTCTTAAGCTCGATTGCGGCGAGAGGCAAGCCATTGATGAATAACACTACGTCTGGCCGCCGCGTGTGCTTGCCTGCCTGTCCGGCAGACAGGTTCTCACTGATAGTGAACTGGTTGACGACGAGAAAGTCGTTGTTGTCCGCATTGTCAAAATCAATCACCTGCGCCTGTGCGCCGTGGATAGAGCCATCAGACATGCGGTACTCCACCGTCACACCGTCTACGAGCAGATGGTGGACAGCACGATTTCGCACCTCCAGTGTCGGACCCTCCGGTCGTGTGAGTTTGCGAAAGGCGTCTTTAACGGCTTCAGCGGGAAGCATTGGATTGAGCCTCATGAGGGCGTCCTGTAGTCGTTGCTCCAGCACGACTTTGCCGTAATCTGCCCGCTCTGCAAAAAGCTCACCTGGAGCAATGTCAAGGCCGTGCTTAACCGTCCAGCCGAGTCTTTCCAGCCAGTCGAGGGCAGCATCTTCGACGACTGATTCACTGAAACTACTCATATGGCTACCACCGGCGATCCCGTTCCGAGCAACTTGGATACGGTTTTAGACGGCAAGCACGACTCTACAAGTTCACAAAAAGCATTGATCTTGGCGGCATTTATTTTTCCTGTTTCGTAGAGATAGAGAACGTGTTGTGGTTTTCGGTGGTCGGACCCAGCGGCAGGAATCTCTAACATCGCCTCCAATTTCCCCGGGATACGCTTAATGTTCAGCGTAAAAGTCGGGTGCTTTGAGTCTTCGATCAACTGATTAATTTCCTTATGCTCTTCCTTGTCATTGTCGTCATCATGAAGCACCGCATGAGGCACTCCAAGGTGACTCAAGAGATTCATGAACCTGTGGATGTTGTACTTACCGATGCAGTCGAGAACATAAAGCCCGCAGTCGGCCTTCTTGATCTTTCCATCACCTACGAGCCTGTTGATCAGCGCTACCTCTGTCGGTCCTTCTACCAAGAGCACGTGGTTTGCAAAGAACAAGCTCGAACGGTCGGGATTCAACCAGAGGAAGTGCTTCACCGCTTCCATCTCGGGCTTTGCATCGTCGTCGTGGAGGCGCTTTTCCATCTTCGGATACTTTTTCGCGATTGCTATGATCACTTGATTAGCGTCCACTATGGTCTTCCACTCGCTTTCCTCGATCTGGAATTTGACAACCTTTCCATCGGAACGGCGCAGGCGCACGATGGCTGGAATGTCGGCAGCGTTCTTACTCACAAAGTGAGCGGAATGGCATGCACACACAACCTGCCAATGGTCGGCTTCGGAAACGGACATCAGATTTCGTGCGAGCACCTCCTGTTGAGGTGGGTGAAGAAATGCTTCTGGTTCCTCGAAAAGGATAAGCGTTAAGGAAGGCGTGAAATCTTTGACTTTCTTCACCGGTTTTTTGCCGACATAGCGTGAACCGAGCTGAATCAAAGAGTAGATGAAGTGTCGCTGGAATCCCGAGCCGTAGTAGTCAATGCTTTGTGCCTTCCCGTGGGCTTGGTCAAACAAGTCCCATCCGAGCATTGACTTTATGATTTCCGCGGCGGAAGGCGGAGGAAATTTGAGCTTGAACTGCGTTTCCCAAGGCTCAAGAAGGGCGTTCAGTTCAGTCTCGAAACCCGACAGGGAACGGTCGTCCGCTGTTTTTTCGTCTCTGATTGAGTCGGCGAATGTTTGCACGTTCGAGGTGAAGTCGACATAGGCTTTACCAGCCTCCACGACGTCACTCATGATGTCGGTAAGTAGGTCCCGCAACGCAGAGGGGCCACTGAGCTTGGCGTGCTCATCAACTTTGCTAATCGCGGGTATATATACTAGATCTCCGAATTTGCCACTTTGCACATTCTTCGCACCGAAGAATGGCTCGTTGGACAGGGACCCATCCGTCTTGTAGGCAAAGATAGATCCTGCAGATGGCTTGCCGTCATGCGTCTTACTTTCAGTCTGGAAATACTTTCGAACGGTAAGTTCTTGCTGTGCGATCTTGTAGTGGTCGGGAAGAGAATCATGCTCTTCTTTGTTGAGAGAAAACGTAAGTTCAATCCACGATTCCTCATCGGTGCTACCAAGGTGTGGAAAGTCATGCTCTTTCTTGTACTTGAAACCATCCTTCTCGTAGAAGGCTCGTATAGCATCGATGACGCAACTCTTGCCTGCGTTATTCGGGCCAACTAGCAGGGTATAGTTTTTAAGCACTATCTCCTGCTCAATAATCCCGCGGAAATTGTGGATCTTCACACTCTTTAGCTTCATCACAATGTCCCCGTAATTGCTTTGAATTCCCTACCCGCAACTCGCCGGAGATAAGTTTCGGCAGCAACGTATCGCGTAGGGCGGTTAGGGTGCGGGATTCTTCATCGTTATGATATATTTGCTCGAAAATCGGTCGTACCATCTTGTCGAATGCATCCAAAGGTGGGGTTTTTGGGGTAACCGCCTGGCTCATGTAGACCAATTTTCGATTCAGGCCCGGTACTGCTGAGTCTGCTCCAAGCGACGCGAGATCTTGAGAGCGCAGAGCATGGTAGAGAAAATAGAGGCTGCGACATTTACCCCTCGGAACAACATAAAACGTTGTGTCGATGGCGAAGAAATCTGTTGGTGACCAGGTGACCATACCAGGATTACCCTTGCGACCTACTATAATGCCAGGGCCAGGTGCAAGCTTTTCATTGTGCCAGCCAACCTGGCCGTTTGAACCAAACACCGGAACACTACCTGAACGACGGTTGGCTTCCTTCAAGGCCTTACCATAGGCAAGCTCAAGTAGTTCGCCAAGGAACTTTACCTCCCATCCCTCCGGTATCTCACCCAGCTCGGAGTCTTGGAAGCGGTCGGGGAAGAGGTCTGCGATATGCTTGGAAAGGCCGGGATCACGACCCTCGGACTTGGCGCGGACCGGATCGAAATCCACGAACCACGACTTGAATATTGCCTTCGCCATCGCCTCCAATGTTTCGTTCATCCGCCGGTTTAACTCTATCTTATCATCTAGTGTACCGAGGATATGGGCGATGGCGCGTTGTTCGGAAAGAGGAATTTGGGGAACTTCGAGCTTAGCTAGGTCACTTGAGCGGATACCAGATGCTGCAACTTGCTCAACGATGCTTTCTATAGCGCTGCGTCCAATAAGGGAACTAAAGAAGTAGTAAAAAAAGACGGGATCAGCGATCGCCGCGTTGAGCCGTGCACGAATGATGTGCGACTCGAACGTAACTGGTTCGTCGTCGCCTAAGAATACCGCACACTTACCTGCGCCTTGAAGTACGAGCGACTGGCGTGCGAAGAGCAGATC is from Thermodesulfobacteriota bacterium and encodes:
- a CDS encoding DUF3488 and transglutaminase-like domain-containing protein, whose translation is MKVSQALSLFTHLIALIGFFTICVSGQVSVLGITIFLSSLFLSYINERYQKQYYLDQRFVTLLAFALLLYAFLSIVVFGKDAFNVILTFLIYTQVIKLLGRKDMRDYIQIFILSFFHFLAGTILTVDFSYGIAFVVYVSVALWAIIVLSMRKESMEASSNDDPRVVTPLFLSSTVIISFGIFAFTALMFVSIPRLKSGFLTSAFIRPEALKTGFSDEVKLGQVGEIKLDSSPVMRVKILNSDPESLPETIYWRGIALDHFDGTTWRASNRDYKMYKSDPEGVIRVKENGDRVLVQEIVTEPLDTDVIFAGSLPVGFKGIAGGRLAEFNDSYVLPVKLSYRLKYTAYSDLSSPLPRDLREEKNKYPALIKRHYLQLPPMDERISELAREITKLDRNPYDQAVSVKRYLVTNMGYTRTLPPGAGEFPLEDFLFESKAGHCEYFATAMVVLLREVGIPARIVNGFVGGEWNEYGNFFLLRESNAHSWVEVYFPESGWVIFDPTPAGNDSLAADDSLFFIRSYLDYLKYKWSRYVVDFNQQDQVRLFDEFRSGWSWRKNNLENRVDRVTSLHKKWLVGFLLVALVGWTLYNRSDLRYFIGYRSKKPLEKASVIYKKSLSLLSKKGYPKAEHLTPREFARDVTKEGGARFHTFVELTEKYLNLRFGGEAVKSKLLELEALLDRLRKEIK
- a CDS encoding zf-HC2 domain-containing protein, with protein sequence MRCEEIRELFHEYTAGGLDQGQKLWVESHVRDCEDCGLFFRESNELWNILDNWDRVEPGEDFVTGFWKRVSEEDVKKGGILDFFRNLKLNWALGAALAVIMVVSVITLNVFHSDRANVVFTENDEADEELLIKLDKAISRETATALDIYGPWEQFDKNN
- a CDS encoding BrnT family toxin — protein: MKIEGVIWLREVVDKLAFKHHVEPDEVEQALNSKPKIRLIQKGERKGEDVYMALGRTDAGRYLAVLFIYKKTKEALVLSARDMADKERKLYGKK
- a CDS encoding Spy/CpxP family protein refolding chaperone, translating into MRSLFIFFCLMVLVPSGIHEAYAKKEGHIKWWKNPKIVKELDLSSAQVERIEDIFSSYKGKIVTLNSELDKKEKELRKVVKDPNSTKEEVLKLSDEVGRTKGELRRLEVNMFLEIRDVLTPAQREKLQTIKARYR
- a CDS encoding YIP1 family protein, whose protein sequence is MNLIEKMIRAAKLEAEFYEEVEKDEEATREALLVVLIVGICSAIGTLGTGDSVGILKGLISAIVGWVLWSAIIFLVAILLNRRVGISELLRCLGFAYSPHVLNILGLIPLVGFLVYAVVFFWGLAAFVVAVRQALDCETPRAIVVVILSSIPYVIIRFAFGL
- a CDS encoding CopG family antitoxin produces the protein MARNKAKALPKFESLDKLIEFFDTHDMGEYVDQMPEAHFDIRIKNRKHLVAIDEEIIPKLNKVAKKKKVSSEKLINTWLKEKLHKLAR
- a CDS encoding endonuclease domain-containing protein; amino-acid sequence: MKRRTIIPYNPKLKELARKLRKNSTLSEIFLWQHLKGKQMLGYDFHRQKPIDDYIVDFFCSKLMLAVEIDGVSHDSEKVYIRDMTREQRLESLGVRFLRFDDREVKKDVNSVLQSIESWILEYEKKHGK
- a CDS encoding sigma-70 family RNA polymerase sigma factor; translated protein: MVFEKTWKTASLFSLSFWKNGYNLETFCKIHGYLIEKASGMQMESDIELMMRTKSGDDSAFTELMKRHYKGLVNYIYRFTNSKENSEDLAQEVFLRIYRSAGSYEPQAKFSTWLYKIATNLCLTKAKSRARENNQSLDELQENSGDLQDSNSENAYDIVFRKQIKEAIFEALESLPERERIAIILCKYEELPYEEVAEVIGCTVGAVKTHVYRGRMKLIEKLKPFLRGREYHEV